TCTGACATTATCCAATGCCGCACTGTCTTTTTCTCTCGATGTTTCAATAATAAAGATAACACGTTTTGCATCTGTGTCAATATGTAATTTTTTGGCGCGGTTATAAATATCCACCAATAACAGGTTATCCAAGAGCAGATTTTTTATAAAATTATCCTTGTCAAAACGCTCTTTGTAAGCGATTAATAAATTCTGAATTTGGAAGGCGGCAATCTTTCCAACCATGTATACATCTTCATTCTCTCCATCTGCAAGAAGAATGTATTCTAACTGCTGCTCATCAAATATCTTAAAAAATTGGCATCCTTGAATTTCCTGGCTATCTGCAGGTGATTCCCCGAACGACAGTACCACATCTTCATAGTTATGCCCGTTGTCTGATGTAGTAGCCAAAACTTTGCCCTCCACATCAAACACACAAAAATCAATTCTGGAAATTCCTTTTAATCCTTCAATTGTATTTAGAAGTATTTGATTTGTTATCATCTTTTTTTCCTCCACTGGCTCATTCAAATTCATGTGCAGTTTTCACAAACTTTTTTCTAGTCATTCGCACTCTGTAAGTCTATATATTTTATATACTAATGCAAAACTGCAAAAAAATAAAGACAAAATCCTTATTTTTTATGCATTTCCTCATATTTATTTACAATTTTTTAATTTTTTCAACCTATACAGAGTTCACAAATCAGCCTTTCTGTGTTTTTCCTACTTGATAGCGAAATAATCTTTTCAGAATGAAATATTTGAATTTCCCACTTGCCTTTTCCTCTTTTTTTTGTTGGTTCAACAAGAAAGTGCATCCAAACCATACTCTTGCGTTTAAAAGTGCTTTACTCTCTGCAATAAATTTTTCCTGCCATGGATAAGATAATCCCGATAATATGCAGTCCGGCTCTACACCATTAATCATATTAATCACTGCTTCTTTACTTCCACTTTGAGCCGAGATTACTGCTTCTCCAACAAATTGTATTCCTTTTCGGTAAGTTTCGATTCGTTCTTTTAATAATTTGCTCGCTTTTTCATCTTCTGTAAGCAAAAAAACTTTCTTTTTATTTTTCACTAAATACCTAAAAAACAATCTGACGAATGTGTTATTCTCCAAATCCTGTATTGCATTCTGATCCGTCACCTCTGCGCTTTCTAAAATTTCACGCTCTGACGGAAGTAATAAATCGACAGACTGTAATGCTTGTTTCCATTCAGCATCATCTTGTCCTTTTAACAATACTTCCATTGGAATAAGTTCAATTGTACTGACACTTTCCCCTCCCATATACCGCATCACTTGCCTCATTGCCTTTTTTGCAGTCAGCAGGTTCAGTTCAATGTCAAAAACATTTATCTTTTCTTCCATTTTCCCACCTATTTTTTCAAGTCAAACGCATGTGATTCCTCACAAAGCGATTATCTCAGTCGTACAATTGTACCAAAAACACTTTCCAATTTCAACTATTTTTATCAATTTTATCTCTTCAACGCAATATATTCATAGTTTTTTCATTTGATTTTCTTCAATTTTTCACATTTTCTTTTTACTTTTTATTTTCGTTCTTTTGCTTTTCTTCCCTTCTTCGCTTCGTGATCAAGCCACCAATTCTGCCTGTTTCTTTAGATGATAATGATTTCCATCCTGATTCCATTACTTTGTCTAGAAGGCCTAATTCTTCAGCAATTTCGTATTTCAGTTTTTCATCTTCTTCTAAGCATTTTAGATCTATCGTTTCTTTTTTCATCATGGATACCCCTTTCTTTTTTTCAGAGTATACCCATAAATGCAAAAAGACATTCTACATGAATGCCTTTTCTCATGATTCTATATTCTTTCTAGAAAGCAGACGGCTCATCTGGAATGATCACAGCTGCAATAAAATACGCTAATACACCTGTTCCGAAACTGCATGCAGCCAGAAGCACCATTCCTAATCGAACCAATGTTGGGTCGATATTAAAGTATTCTCCTACACCTCCACATACACCACATAACATTCTGCTTTCTTTTGATCGATATAATTTTTTCATGATATGTTCTCCTCTTCATATTATATTTGTATAAATCACTTGCTACTTTTGAAATTTCACCTGAACCTGACCGATTCCACATTCTATATATAATTCTTTTTTTGCTCCATCACGAGAAATCTCTGTACCTGAACCAATCCCACCACATGACCTGCCTCCTACAGTAACTTCTCCCAGAGAGCTTTCCACTTGGTACTTATATTCGTCCTCTCTTCCTTTTGCCTGATAAATGATACTTCCGACTCCACATTCAACTTCTGTTGATTCTGCTTCGCCTGCAATCTGCATTTCTCCTGCTCCACACTGAAATTCTGCACAATTTGAAACAAATTGTTCTATCTTTGCCTGACCGGCTCCTACTTCTACCTTTAATTCTTCAACTTGTATC
This Ruminococcus hominis DNA region includes the following protein-coding sequences:
- a CDS encoding WecB/TagA/CpsF family glycosyltransferase, with the protein product MEEKINVFDIELNLLTAKKAMRQVMRYMGGESVSTIELIPMEVLLKGQDDAEWKQALQSVDLLLPSEREILESAEVTDQNAIQDLENNTFVRLFFRYLVKNKKKVFLLTEDEKASKLLKERIETYRKGIQFVGEAVISAQSGSKEAVINMINGVEPDCILSGLSYPWQEKFIAESKALLNARVWFGCTFLLNQQKKEEKASGKFKYFILKRLFRYQVGKTQKG
- a CDS encoding PspC domain-containing protein, producing MKKLYRSKESRMLCGVCGGVGEYFNIDPTLVRLGMVLLAACSFGTGVLAYFIAAVIIPDEPSAF
- a CDS encoding small, acid-soluble spore protein, alpha/beta type, which translates into the protein MMKKETIDLKCLEEDEKLKYEIAEELGLLDKVMESGWKSLSSKETGRIGGLITKRRREEKQKNENKK